The following DNA comes from Lonchura striata isolate bLonStr1 chromosome 4, bLonStr1.mat, whole genome shotgun sequence.
gcgggagcctccccttccaggatgagcctgacatcgtgctgggcaagctcgtcttccggcagcagctctctccaggtgggtgTCCGGCCTCAAGCCGGCGGGCTTTGGCAGCCGGCGGCGCGCAGCTCGGCGCGGCCCTCACCAGCTCCGCGGGACGTGGATCTGCCCTCCAGGGCCGGCCGCAGGAGGGGCCCGTGCTGACGGGGTCAGCGCGGCACGGGCGGCCGGAGGAGGCGGCCGTGTCCCGCCGTGCCGCTCTCCCGCGTGGGGCAGAGCCGGTCgggagcccggcacggcccagagcccggcacaacatggcccgggccccgcgggcgacgggggcagctgggcaggagactctGCCGGTGACTGGcgctttctgccttctctccccagagctccagcacctgatccgatggtgtttggccaagcaccctgcggacaggccggagctggaggagatctcATGCCACCCTTGGGTGCGGGGCCGGCGCTTTTGATGCCTTgccggagcctctgcagcaccaaCTTAGCGAGTCCCACGCAGGACTGAGAAGccgaaaaataaaacagcaaacccaTTGTGGTGTGTCAAGGGGCTGGTTCttttcagcaacttcagctaaagaaacgtcttgggaaaaggggggaatcagagtgctgccttcagcctttGTCAAGCTTTCCATGCCTGCCCTCCCGGCTGGTTCTTTATATCTTCCAGCTCAGGCCGTAGTGCGGGTGAGAGGGGCTTTGCCCAGCcaagaaatgcagcagtggaACAACAGCTGCTCTTGCAAAGTGGCAGGGCTTCTTGGTGTCTCTTGAAGTGACACACAGGTCCATGTGTGCATTCCAGGGGTTATTTGGTTTCAGGGACAGAGACGTTCCTCTCTTAGCAGAActctgaggagagccagaagctacaaaatatcatttcaggTTGAGCCCTGCTgaactctttttctttcttcctatgAAATGGGAGGCAGGGCTAGgcacttctctgggaatcttgccgaaggagctgcttctctgggagtcacgccgaaggagctgcttctctcggaatcccgcaaagagagagctgctctgtctcccaaaaaggtaccactttataccataaaagagtgcttggcttccccctctgggtggagcaccTCAAattgggatggtgttacgttaccggGCCTGCAGTGAgccagtcaatggcccattaacaaacgattacctcttcggagcaaaccatcgTTCTTGCAAGAGATAataaacctgcccaacctccaacagatggcaaatagaatacaagcttattttacaaaccaggacaactACTTTATAGAGAGGTAGCGGTTGTAACCAATacttattagattttttttgttgtttcgaTTTATACTATGGCAAGatgataaaatatgtatttgacaTTACCTTGGAatgcaaattttttaaaaataattttaagggaaaatatattgaaactGGTTTGGATAGCATAATTTCAAAAAGCCAGTTTCAATACCTGTGCAGAAGCCACGAAGAAGATCTGCATCAATCAtctaaaaagaaagcaagctttAGATTTGACATgcacatttagattttttttgtcatgtataaaagaaaggagaaaaaatacacTATGACAGTTTATCTTCAACTGCACATCACTTGAACCTTGAGTGAAGACTCTGCATTATTGAAGAGAACCAGCTGAGGCAGTGCAGCTCCAGGTTCACACATTATCAGAACCTTCGACTGctcattaaaagcagaaaatcgTGTGGCTGCCTCTGCGAGGCAACAGCGCATTCTCCTGCTGTCATTGCCACTGTCAGAGCAAAACTGGAACCAAgccatcccattccatcacaAGCACCCTTACGCTGCAAAGGTGGAGCCCTGATCTCAGGAAtgccatttgtggcagaggttttccatgggtgatgtcacacagctctctgtcatgccacacagacacctctgtgatgtcacaaatctctctgtgatgtcacatggacatccttGTGATGTTACACTAAtatctgtgatgccacacagctctctgtgatgtcacacaacctcctctgacatcacaatgacatctctatgatgtcacactgacacctttGTGACGttgcacagctctctgtggtaaCACATGGGcatctgtggtgtcacacagctctctgtgatgtcacaatgacatctgtgatgtcacacaagctcctgtgatgttacacagacCTCTCTGCGATGTCACgctgacatctctctgatgtcacacaagtgtaacaagaaaagaaatagctgaaggaaaattagcaGTATTTTATTTGTCCTGAATCTAAGAATTTAGGACCTTCAATTTTTACAAACATGATTTGATACTAACTATAGGCAATGAAGTTTTCCATCCCCACTAAAGAAATGGATTTGGCCTGAACCAcggctgcagcacccccaaggctgtaactgctctgccaggggttCTTCCATGGTCATGGCTCTCAGGTGCTCCAGCACgaccccaggcacaggcactgatgtTTCGAGGGCTacctgctgagcatggcctaatccacagccacagaggtTTCAGGTTTATCCCTGGGCCACAATCCCTTCTTGGCCATGGAAACAACCATGGCCACAGGTACTCTGAgagattcctgctctgccatggacTTATTCCCAGCCGCGGATGCCTGCGGGTGTCCTGCTCCTGTCTGGGCTCATCCACAGGTCACAGATCCCTCAACTGGAGCTAACaccactggagttccagcagcacagaaacagcagcgaTGTCCTGGCCTGGTCTCATGGATGATGGGAAGGCAAAGCAGGTTCTATTTCAGGGTTTCAAATACAGTTTTGATCCTGTTCCTCGCAGAATACATCTGGAGCAGGTGTCCAGCTGTGAGACAAACAGAGACAgggtgtgctgggtgaagaATGGTGATGTACTGGTTTTCAAGGGGATaggatccattttcttcccagggagcggcaaagagctgggtttggattcagCACGGGAATGTGGTGGATAGCACACGGATGGCTTGGATGTTGCTGAGCGGGGCTTGCCCtcctcaaggactttgcagtgGCACATTGGACAATCCATGTCccgtgctctgccagcaaggaggtgagaccatcaacattcccctcctcatccctgtgtcctacgtaaagaagaatcttccacccgctctgctccagagagctggcaagtgcccctagggagccccctcatccctcctggggcactgcggagggcggggccgaggcagggctgtgactgcacaaaggggcagagcgctggcgtgaggcagggctgtgatgtcccagggctgtgctggccgcagcactgtgacatcgcTGTGACATCACCGCGCTGTGGCTGTGTGAGACGGGCCAGCGcccgcagctgccagtgcagtcgCGACGGGACGTGCCGGAGCCATGGGTGACGGTGACGTCCTGCTGAccgtgcttctcctgctgctggccgccgtggctgtctggtgggcctttggccaccggcaaccgcggggccggcggacacggagagggaagtggaggaagcgccccagggtccagcccagaggCTCACGGAGGAAGCGAGGAGCCCCTGCGGCTCCCAGGTTCCCCAGGCCTCGGGCGACTCCTGGCAAGCGGCCACGTGCTCCCgccagccccctgggcagcccctgcagctgcggcccctgcctggcagaggcccgggagctgcaggaactgatgctgcaccTCGGGGATGGCAACGGGACACGTGAGCCGCTCTATTCTGGGATGTGGCAGGCATTGTGGAAagaactggaggagctgcagaaccaaggccacctgccctgctgtgacttagccagctcctccagaagcctccatcccatccagaggctgctcccagcaagattctccatccctgggagagcctcaaggcctgcaaggatggcacagcaggggagagaCATCACCATCCATGCAGGAAGCTCAGGCTCTCAGAGACCCTgcatcctgccaggagcctcctCTATGTCTGACAGCCTCCATCCCttgcagaggctcagtgagacCTGTCAGCCTGCGGAAAGAGCAGAGCCCGTGGACaggtctcccagctcccttggactCTGGGACTTCAACAACACAGGTGCCATCCTGACCCTTGACGTGGCAAGGGAAAGCCCAGAAGTCCAACTGGGAGCCCAGCCCGATGCAGGGgagcctgctcaggagcagctggcagggcagcaagcgtcctggagccagcagtgggcatcccacagcagccaggacagccaggacgctcttctggttctgcccgccagcaacagccccagcctggtggtgGAGACGGGCCTCCAGACAGCACGGAGGTTCCTccatctgcaggaagctgctccAAGACAGCCTTCGAGTGCAGCCAAGGCCTTTCTAGTAGCAGGTGAGATCTCCCGAGGAGCTGCCTGCGGCTCCCccggggctctggaggggcgcggccaggccaggccagggcccctgCGAGCAGCCTAGTCGCCGGCTGTTTCCAGTGCCTCCGACGGCACGGCTTGAAaaagccctgtctgccttgcagccgctcctggcatccccctgtgccaaggctcgggctgcagccccggccgtcgtcaggagcagagcccagcccacgccgccggggacagcgacggtgccgccctgccccgctgccccggggctgccgcagccgcctgtgcgcgctgccccggcccggctctgccgctcgccagcccggcggctgcagggcggtggccgctgcccggcgcgcagcaggaagcaggtgagagcgcggcggccgcgggggcccggcccgcttcactcgcgggcacttgcggggggttctgggcgcaaggctgatggcttctctcggccgcagggcaacagaggcagcggcaggagctgtacctgtggggcccgcagctgggcagcggcggcttcaGCACCGTCTACTCGGGCATCCGCCTCTCGGACGGGAGCCCGGTGAGTGGCCGCcacggccgggcggggcaggaggggcagcggcggggagcggcagggctggagctcagccctcctctctccgtggctcgcaggtggccatcaaacgcgtggcccgggagagcgtcctgcagtgggacgagctggtgagtgaacggggccagcgggacagagcggggcgtggcgggcagggagaatcccggggcgggctcagcgtgcggagccgcagccccgcgggcctgGGCACACCGGAGAGcggagctggggccgggcagcggcagccccgagcatcccccgggcggGAGGAAGCGCAAGCGCCTGGGAGGCTGcgccagggggcactggggcatcccgggcagggcgcagcgcagccccagggctgctgcagcagcagcagcagcagcagcagcaggctgctgcaggcactgactttctcctgctcacagcccgacggcacccgcgtgcccttggaggtggtgctcatggagaaggtgggctctggctgccagaATATCATCCAGCTCCTCGATTGGTTTGAGCTGCCGGACAGCTTTGTGCTAGTGCTGGAGCGTCCGGAGGCATCGCAGGatctcctgcagttcctgcaggagcagggctgcctgtgcgaggagcaggcgcgctggcttttctgccaggtgctggaggccgtgcggcactgCACCGCCTGCGGCGTCCTGCACCGGGACATCAAGCCAGAGAACCTCCTGGTGAACCCGGAGAGCGGCCACCTGAAGCTCATTGACTTTGGCTGCggcaccttcctccaggagcggGCCTTCACGGGCTTTGCCGGTGAGCCcatggcctgggccctgctcccggtgccaggcACCGCACGGCCCCGTtccctcctgggctgcgggCTGCGTCCTTCAGCCGGCCGCCTTTAGGCACGGGGCGGATGCCGAGCCCCAGGAGccggctgccggccctgccgacAGAGGGGAGGCAAAAGTGGCTcccggcccctgggctcagcaggcccacgagggcctgggctgctccgctggccttcttggccttgcggaatggtttcgtgcctttggccagctggctgggggacgcggggtggcctcggggggaagctgtggccacggctgcagcccctgcctcggCCAGGAGGCCAGcgccaggctctggaaggcagcagcctgcgcccggccagcgccgcctGTCTCCCCTAGGAACGCGCGTGTACAGCCCGCCCGAGTGGATCTGGCTCGGCTGCTACCACGGCCACGCGGCCaccatctggtccctgggcgtgctgctgtacgtcatggtctgcgggagcctccccttccaggatgagcctgacatcgtgctgggcaagctcatcttccggcagcagctctctccaggtgggtgTCCGGCCTCAAGCCGGCGGGCTTTGGCAGCTGGCGGCGCGCAGCTCGGCGCGGCCCTCACCAGCTCCGCGGGACGTGGATCTGCCCTCCAGGGCCGGCCGCAGGAGGGGCCCGTGCCGACGGGGTCAGCACGGCACGGGCGGCCGGAGGAGGCGGCCGTGTCCCGCTGTGCCGCTCTCCCGCGTGGGGCAGAGCCGGTCgggagcccggcacggcccagAGCCCGACACAACatggcccgggccccgcgggcgacgggggcagctgggcaggagactctGCCGGTGACTGGcgctttctgccttctctccccagagctccagcacctgatccgatggtgtttggccaagcaccctgcggacaggccggagctggaggagatctcATGCCACCCTTGGGTGCGGGGCCGGCATTTTTGATGCCTTgccggagcctctgcagcaccaaCTTAGCGAGTCCCACGCAGGACTGAGAACccgaaaaataaaacagcaaacccaTTGCGGTGTGTCAAGGGGCTGGTTCTTctcagcaacttcagctaaAGAAACGTCTTGGGCAAGGGGGgaatcagagtgctgccttcagcctttGTCAAGCTTTCCATGCCTGCCCTCCCAGCTGGTTCTTTGTATCTTCAAGCTCAGGCCCTAGTGCGGGTGAGAGGGGCTTTGCCCAGCcaagaaatgcagcagtggaACAACAGCTGCTCTTGCAAAGTGGCAGGGCTTCTTGGTGTCTCTTGAAGTGACACACAGGTCCATGTGTGCATTCCAGGGGTTATTTGGTTTCAGGGACAGAGACGTTCCTCTCTTAGCAGAActctgaggagagccagaagctacaaaatatcatttcaggTTGAGCCCTGCTgaactctttttctttcttcctatgAAATGGGAGGCAGGGCTAGgcacttctctgggaatcttgccgaaggagctgcttctctcggaatcccgcaaagagagagctgctctgtctcccaaaaaggtaccactttataccataaaagagtgcttggcttccccctctgggtggagcatctcaaattgggatggtgttacattacCGTGCCTGCAGTGAgccagtcaatggcccattaacaaacgattacctcttcggagcaaaccatcgTTCTTGCAAGAGATAataaacctgcccaacctccaacagatggcaaatagaatacaagcttatcttacaaaccaggacaactACTTTATAGAGAGGTAGCGGTTGTAACCAATacttattagattttttttgttgtttcgaTTTATACTATGGCAAGatgataaaatatgtatttgacaTTACCTTGGAAtgcaaagtttttaaaaataattttaagggaaaatatattgaaactGGTTTGGATAGCATAATTTCAAAAAGCCAGTTTCAATACCTGTGCAGTAGCCACAAAGAAGATCTGCATCAATCAtctaaaaagaaagcaagctttAGATTTGACATgcacatttagattttttttgtcatgtataaaagaaagtagaaaaaatacACTATGACAGTTTATCTTCAACTGCACATCACTTGAACCTTGAGTGAAGACTCTGCATTATTGAAGAGAACCAGCTGAGGCAGTGCAGCTCCAGGTTCACACATTATCAGAACCTTCGACTGctcattaaaagcagaaaatcgTGTGGCTGCCTCTGCGAGGCAACAGCGCATTCTCCTGCTGTCATTGCCACTGTCAGAGCAAAACTGGAACCAAGCAATCCCATTCCATCACAAGCACCCTTACGCTGCAAAGGTGGAGCCCTGATCTCAGGAAtgccatttgtggcagaggttttccatgggtgatgtcacacagctctctgtcatgccacactgacacctctgtgatgtcacaaatctctctgtgatgtcacatggacatccttGTGATGTTACACTAAtatctgtgatgccacacagctctctgtgatgtcacacaacctcctctgacatcacaatgacatctctatgatgtcacactgacaccttgcacagctctctgtggtaaCACATGGGcatctgtggtgtcacacagctctctgtgatgtcacactgacatctctgtgacatcacacagctttttgtgatgtcacacagacacctctgtgatgtcacaatgccatctgtgatgtcacacaagctcctgtgatgttacacagacctctctgtgatgtcatgctgacatctctctgatgtcacacaagtgtaacaagaaaagaaatagctgaaggaaaattagcaGTATTTTATTTGTCCTGAATCTAAGAATTTAGAACCTTCAATTTTTACAAACATGATTTGATACTAACTATAGGCAATGAAGTTTTCCATCCCCAGTAAAGAAAAGGATTTGGCCTGAACCAcggctgcagcacccccaaggctgtaactgctctgccaggggttCTTCCATGGTCATGGCTCTCAGGTGCTCCAGCACgaccccaggcacaggcactgatgtTTCGAGGGCTtcctgctgagcatggcctaatccacagccacagaggcttCAGGTTTATCCCTGGGCCACAATCCCTTCTTGGCCATGGAAACAACCTTGGCCACAGGTACTCTGAgagattcctgctctgccatgggcttATTCCCAGCCGCGGATGCCTGCGGGTGTCCTGCTCCTTTCTGGGCTCATCCACAGGTCACAGATCCCTCAACTGGAGCTCACaccactggagttccagcagcacagaaacagcagcgaTGTCCTGGCCTGGTCTCATGGATGATGGGAAGGCAAAGCAGGTTCTATTTCAGGGTTTTAAGTGCAGTTTTGATCCTGTTCCTCGCAGAATACATCTGGAGGAGGTGTCCAGCTGTGAGACAAACAGAGACAgggtgtgctgggtgaagaATGGTGATGTACTGGTTTTCAAGGGGATaggatccattttcttcccagggagcggcaaagagctgggtttggattcagCACGGGAATGTGGTAGATAGCACACGGATGGCTTGGATGTTGCTGAGTGGGGCTTGCCCtcctcaaggactttgcagtgGCACATTGGACAATCCATGTGccgtgctctgccagcaaggaggtgagaccatcaacattcccctcctcatccctgtgtcctacgtaaagaagaatcttccacccgctctgctccagagagctggcaagtgcccctagggagccccctcatccctcctggggcactgcggagggcggggccgaggcagggctgtgactgcacaaaggggcagagcgctggcgtgaggcagggctgtgatgtcccagggctgtgctggccgcagcactgtgacatcgcTGTGACATCACCGCGCTGTGGCTGTGTGAGACGGGCCAGCGcccgcagctgccagtgcagtcgCGACGGGACGTGCCGGAGCCATGGGTGACGGTGACGTCCTGCTGAccgtgcttctcctgctgctggccgccgtggctgtctggtgggcctttggccaccggcaaccgcggggccggcgg
Coding sequences within:
- the LOC144246160 gene encoding serine/threonine-protein kinase pim-1-like: MSWPGLMDDGKAKQVLFQGFKYSFDPVPRRIHLEQVSSCETNRDRVCWVKNGDRLSETCQPAERAEPVDSNSPSLVVETGLQTARRFLHLQEAAPRQPSSAAKAFLVAGQQRQRQELYLWGPQLGSGGFSTVYSGIRLSDGSPVAIKRVARESVLQWDELPDGTRVPLEVVLMEKVGSGCQNIIQLLDWFELPDSFVLVLERPEASQDLLQFLQEQGCLCEEQARWLFCQVLEAVRHCTACGVLHRDIKPENLLVNPESGHLKLIDFGCGTFLQERAFTGFAGTRVYSPPEWIWLGCYHGHAATIWSLGVLLYVMVCGSLPFQDEPDIVLGKLIFRQQLSPELQHLIRWCLAKHPADRPELEEISCHPWVRGRHF